From Epinephelus lanceolatus isolate andai-2023 chromosome 12, ASM4190304v1, whole genome shotgun sequence, the proteins below share one genomic window:
- the LOC117264026 gene encoding desmoglein-2-like protein isoform X2, translating to MSPPLRCIIFPLLAFLITLVPVGAEGKGTVLQRQKREWITAPRRLVENRDYTGLPSIAKIRSDKENYTKILYYLTGPGVDQPPQGIFGVDRDTGFVKIFAILDREATPFFHLKGIAKYPDGTNAEKDLDLKITVLDENDCPPVIKVQQVGSVNESSAAGTVVMRVIATDDDEAGTLHSQIYYRIAEQSNTAGMFSINSQTGEVLVRQNTLDRERQDTYTLTIIASDLGGQSGGNTGTGEITVKILDINDNIPTLEKESYEGSVKENTVNVEVMRIKAIDMDMIYTDNWLAAYEIVSGNEARYFTITTDSKTNEGIIMINKALDYEELKTLNLEVAVSNKAAYNFGSRIPSGPIIQKPYPIKINVLNEKEGPRFQPSVKVVTLSEDHTSVSLHKVIANYAAIDSDTLQTATNVRYAKIKDDDNWLIIDEKTADIRLKKLPDRESKYLINGTYYAKIICISTETPSKTATGTIAIQVEDFNDHCPELTATTQTMCLEDEVIYVTAVDKDEFPNSTPFEFTVIQGGSKGKWTVEHVNDTTAILRDQAKLWPGTYKVAVEVRDQQGKSCADVQIVDVTVCTCDHVTKTCGPRTAKTAQFGASGVLLMLLGLLLLLLLPLLLLFCLCGGAAAIGDFKAIPFDTKQQLISYHTEGQGEDKEVPLLHAPVDIGGGTLNAKNVNTYGEKGYLGGLTELGGAAGGGAAVGGAINTSTLTAENMHLYNQYNQSSGQVGMDYVDGGMMAGQEHHFSRYGAGVFDGMALSDHFLGDYYASKSNHAALQSQQKDGLLVYDYEGQESLAGSVGCCSLLENDNDLAFLNDLGPKFKTLAEICQGSTLVTESVDAGVSISPPRPVSPVWPSTSTHTHVSTHSETIRDRDHLNINTLNTSNVASQSSAIIQEERITERAQGSATLPSVHVQDKIMIPSQTLLIQQPAMYYAATPMYVVEPKPQMVLVAGGTQQAVGQVGQVGQVGQVGLSQGLVQVGGLQGSQGVVLVDRQVGMGGVTGQVAQGLSQGTLSRSAQVLVVENGSSGGAQGVRLAQGLSQGQAGHGSAEQGSKIQTQSFSMASCGSAGSNEDFALTATPKVQGSQRVVVQRKKVSVTERNIESSTRA from the exons ATGTCTCCACCGCTGAGATGCATCATTTTTCCTCTGCTGGCGTTCCTCATAACG CTTGTTCCTGTGGGGGCAGAAGGGAAAGGGACAGTGCTACAGAGGCAGAAGAGAGAATGGATCACAGCTCCCAGACGGCTGGTGGAGAACCGCGATTACACCGGCCTGCCGAGTATCGCTAAA atCCGCTCTGATAAGGAGAACTATACAAAGATATTGTATTATCTAACGGGTCCTGGTGTTGACCAGCCCCCTCAAGGAATATTTGGTGTCGACCGTGACACTGGCTTTGTGAAAATCTTTGCCATTCTGGACAGAGAGGCGACCCCCTTCTTTCAT TTAAAAGGTATTGCAAAATACCCAGACGGGACGAACGCTGAAAAAgatcttgaccttaaaattacTGTTCTGGATGAGAATGACTGCCCACCGGTCATTAAAGTGCAGCAAGTTGGATCTGTCAATGAATCGAGTGCAGCAG GTACTGTTGTGATGAGAGTGATAGctactgatgatgatgaagcgGGCACGCTCCACTCCCAGATCTACTACAGAATTGCGGAGCAGAGTAACACAGCTGGGATGTTCTCCATCAACTCTCAGACTGGAGAGGTCCTGGTTCGACAGAACACTCTGGATAGGGAG CGGCAAGATACATATACGTTGACTATAATAGCCTCAGACCTGGGCGGACAATCAGGAGGAAACACAGGTACCGGAGAAATTACGGTCAAAATTCTGGACATAAATGACAATATTCCGACCCTGGAAAAAGAATCG TATGAAGGCAGTGTGAAGGAGAACACTGTCAATGTGGAGGTAATGAGGATCAAAGCCATCGACATGGATATGATTTACACTGACAACTGGCTGGCTGCTTATGAAATCGTGTCGGGGAATGAGGCCAGATATTTCACCATCACTACGGATTCAAAGACCAATGAGGGAATTATCATGATCAACAAG GCCTTGGACTATGAGGAACTAAAAACGCTCAACTTGGAGGTGGCTGTGTCCAACAAAGCAGCGTACAATTTTGGCAGCAGGATCCCATCTGGGCCCATAATCCAAAAACCCTACCCCATTAAAATCAACGTGCTCAATGAGAAGGAAGGCCCCCGATTCCAGCCAAGTGTCAAAGTGGTGACTCTCTCTGAAGACCACACTTCCGTCTCCCTTCACAAAGTCATCGCCAACTATGCTGCAATTGACAGCGACACGCTCCAGACGGCCACCAACGTAAG GTACGCTAAAATCAAAGATGATGACAACTGGTTGATTATTGATGAGAAGACAGCAGATATCAGGCTGAAAAAACTTCCAGACCGAGAGTCCAAGTACTTGATCAATGGAACGTACTATGCCAAAATTATCTGCATCAGCACTG AGACTCCCTCAAAAACCGCCACAGGGACCATAGCCATTCAGGTGGAGGACTTTAATGATCACTGTCCGGAATTGACCGCTACAACTCAGACCATGTGCCTCGAGGATGAAGTGATCTACGTCACAGCCGTAGACAAAGACGAGTTCCCCAATTCAACGCCATTTGAGTTCACAGTGATTCAGGGGGGCAGCAAGGGGAAATGGACAGTTGAGCATGTCAATG ACACCACGGCCATTCTGAGGGACCAAGCCAAATTGTGGCCAGGCACGTACAAAGTGGCAGTGGAGGTCAGAGACCAGCAGGGAAAGTCATGTGCTGATGTCCAGATAGTTGACGTAACTGTGTGTACTTGCGATCACGTCACTAAAACCTGTGGCCCCCGCACCGCAAAGACCGCACAGTTTGGGGCTTCAGGTGTCCTGCTTATGCTCCTGGGACTGCTGCTTCTGCTGT TGCTGCccctcctgctgctcttctgtcTGTGCGGAGGTGCAGCAGCTATCGGAGATTTCAAGGCCATACCATTTGATACGAAACAACAGCTCATCTCATATCACACTGAGGGGCAGGGAGAAGACAAG GAAGTTCCTCTTCTGCACGCTCCAGTGGACATTGGTGGTGGCACACTGAATGCCAAGAACGTCAACACCTATGGGGAAAAGGGGTACCTAGGAGGACTGACTGAATTAGGAGGCGCAGCAGGTGGGGGAGCAGCTGTGGGAGGTGCTATAAACACTTCCACCTTGACAGCTGAGAACATGCACCTGTACAACCAATATAACCAGTCCAGTGGGCAGGTGGGGATGGACTATGTGGATGGTGGGATGATGGCAGGACAAGAACATCATTTCTCCCGATACGGGGCTGGGGTCTTTGATGGGATGGCTCTATCTGACCACTTCCTGGGGGATTATTACGCAAGT AAATCCAACCATGCTGCACTCCAATCCCAGCAGAAGGACGGTCTGCTGGTTTATGACTATGAGGGTCAGGAGTCCCTGGCAGGGTCTGTAGGGTGCTGCAGCCTTCTTGAGAATGACAACGACCTTGCTTTCCTCAATGACCTCGGGCCTAAATTCAAAACCCTTGCTGAGATTTGTCAGGGGTCAACCTTGGTAACAGAGTCTGTAGATGCAGGGGTTTCTATTTCTCCACCCAGACCAGTGTCTCCTGTCTggccctccacctccacccacacacatgtCAGTACTCACAGCGAAACGATAAGGGACAGGGACCACCTCAACATCAACACCCTGAACACCTCCAATGTCGCGTCTCAGTCCTCTGCCATCATTCAGGAGGAGCGAATCACCGAGAGAGCCCAGGGTTCAGCAACCCTTCCCAGTGTACATGTCCAAGACAAGATTATGATTCCCAGTCAGACACTGCTCATACAGCAGCCCGCCATGTACTACGCTGCTACACCCATGTATGTCGTCGAGCCCAAGCCCCAAATGGTGCTTGTTGCAGGGGGCACCCAGCAGGCAGTTGGTCAAGTAGGCCAAGTTGGCCAAGTTGGCCAAGTTGGGTTAAGTCAGGGACTGGTGCAGGTTGGTGGCCTGCAAGGCTCTCAGGGTGTAGTCCTCGTAGATAGGCAGGTGGGAATGGGTGGTGTGACAGGGCAGGTAGCACAAGGCCTTTCGCAAGGAACCCTCTCCAGGTCTGCACAAGTCTTGGTGGTGGAGAATGGGTCCTCAGGTGGAGCGCAAGGTGTTCGTCTAGCCCAGGGCCTTAGCCAGGGTCAGGCAGGGCATGGCTCTGCAGAGCAGGGCTCTAAGATTCAGACTCAGAGTTTTTCAATGGCTTCATGCGGTTCTGCAGGTTCAAATGAGGACTTTGCTCTGACAGCCACACCCAAAGTGCAAGGCAGCCAGAGAGTGGTTGTGCAACGTAAGAAAGTCTCAGTCACAGAGAGAAATATTGAATCCAGCACAAGAGCATAG
- the LOC117264026 gene encoding desmoglein-2-like protein isoform X1, whose translation MSPPLRCIIFPLLAFLITLVPVGAEGKGTVLQRQKREWITAPRRLVENRDYTGLPSIAKIRSDKENYTKILYYLTGPGVDQPPQGIFGVDRDTGFVKIFAILDREATPFFHLKGIAKYPDGTNAEKDLDLKITVLDENDCPPVIKVQQVGSVNESSAAGTVVMRVIATDDDEAGTLHSQIYYRIAEQSNTAGMFSINSQTGEVLVRQNTLDRERQDTYTLTIIASDLGGQSGGNTGTGEITVKILDINDNIPTLEKESYEGSVKENTVNVEVMRIKAIDMDMIYTDNWLAAYEIVSGNEARYFTITTDSKTNEGIIMINKALDYEELKTLNLEVAVSNKAAYNFGSRIPSGPIIQKPYPIKINVLNEKEGPRFQPSVKVVTLSEDHTSVSLHKVIANYAAIDSDTLQTATNVRYGHIVQDVTKHQMSRYLSLCLWNYVSWFVFVTSHVFYIYRYAKIKDDDNWLIIDEKTADIRLKKLPDRESKYLINGTYYAKIICISTETPSKTATGTIAIQVEDFNDHCPELTATTQTMCLEDEVIYVTAVDKDEFPNSTPFEFTVIQGGSKGKWTVEHVNDTTAILRDQAKLWPGTYKVAVEVRDQQGKSCADVQIVDVTVCTCDHVTKTCGPRTAKTAQFGASGVLLMLLGLLLLLLLPLLLLFCLCGGAAAIGDFKAIPFDTKQQLISYHTEGQGEDKEVPLLHAPVDIGGGTLNAKNVNTYGEKGYLGGLTELGGAAGGGAAVGGAINTSTLTAENMHLYNQYNQSSGQVGMDYVDGGMMAGQEHHFSRYGAGVFDGMALSDHFLGDYYASKSNHAALQSQQKDGLLVYDYEGQESLAGSVGCCSLLENDNDLAFLNDLGPKFKTLAEICQGSTLVTESVDAGVSISPPRPVSPVWPSTSTHTHVSTHSETIRDRDHLNINTLNTSNVASQSSAIIQEERITERAQGSATLPSVHVQDKIMIPSQTLLIQQPAMYYAATPMYVVEPKPQMVLVAGGTQQAVGQVGQVGQVGQVGLSQGLVQVGGLQGSQGVVLVDRQVGMGGVTGQVAQGLSQGTLSRSAQVLVVENGSSGGAQGVRLAQGLSQGQAGHGSAEQGSKIQTQSFSMASCGSAGSNEDFALTATPKVQGSQRVVVQRKKVSVTERNIESSTRA comes from the exons ATGTCTCCACCGCTGAGATGCATCATTTTTCCTCTGCTGGCGTTCCTCATAACG CTTGTTCCTGTGGGGGCAGAAGGGAAAGGGACAGTGCTACAGAGGCAGAAGAGAGAATGGATCACAGCTCCCAGACGGCTGGTGGAGAACCGCGATTACACCGGCCTGCCGAGTATCGCTAAA atCCGCTCTGATAAGGAGAACTATACAAAGATATTGTATTATCTAACGGGTCCTGGTGTTGACCAGCCCCCTCAAGGAATATTTGGTGTCGACCGTGACACTGGCTTTGTGAAAATCTTTGCCATTCTGGACAGAGAGGCGACCCCCTTCTTTCAT TTAAAAGGTATTGCAAAATACCCAGACGGGACGAACGCTGAAAAAgatcttgaccttaaaattacTGTTCTGGATGAGAATGACTGCCCACCGGTCATTAAAGTGCAGCAAGTTGGATCTGTCAATGAATCGAGTGCAGCAG GTACTGTTGTGATGAGAGTGATAGctactgatgatgatgaagcgGGCACGCTCCACTCCCAGATCTACTACAGAATTGCGGAGCAGAGTAACACAGCTGGGATGTTCTCCATCAACTCTCAGACTGGAGAGGTCCTGGTTCGACAGAACACTCTGGATAGGGAG CGGCAAGATACATATACGTTGACTATAATAGCCTCAGACCTGGGCGGACAATCAGGAGGAAACACAGGTACCGGAGAAATTACGGTCAAAATTCTGGACATAAATGACAATATTCCGACCCTGGAAAAAGAATCG TATGAAGGCAGTGTGAAGGAGAACACTGTCAATGTGGAGGTAATGAGGATCAAAGCCATCGACATGGATATGATTTACACTGACAACTGGCTGGCTGCTTATGAAATCGTGTCGGGGAATGAGGCCAGATATTTCACCATCACTACGGATTCAAAGACCAATGAGGGAATTATCATGATCAACAAG GCCTTGGACTATGAGGAACTAAAAACGCTCAACTTGGAGGTGGCTGTGTCCAACAAAGCAGCGTACAATTTTGGCAGCAGGATCCCATCTGGGCCCATAATCCAAAAACCCTACCCCATTAAAATCAACGTGCTCAATGAGAAGGAAGGCCCCCGATTCCAGCCAAGTGTCAAAGTGGTGACTCTCTCTGAAGACCACACTTCCGTCTCCCTTCACAAAGTCATCGCCAACTATGCTGCAATTGACAGCGACACGCTCCAGACGGCCACCAACGTAAGGTACGGCCACATAGTGCAAGATGTTACCAAACATCAGATGAGTAGATACCTCTCCTTGTGTCTCTGGAATTACGTGTcatggtttgtgtttgtgaccTCACATGTGTTTTACATTTATAGGTACGCTAAAATCAAAGATGATGACAACTGGTTGATTATTGATGAGAAGACAGCAGATATCAGGCTGAAAAAACTTCCAGACCGAGAGTCCAAGTACTTGATCAATGGAACGTACTATGCCAAAATTATCTGCATCAGCACTG AGACTCCCTCAAAAACCGCCACAGGGACCATAGCCATTCAGGTGGAGGACTTTAATGATCACTGTCCGGAATTGACCGCTACAACTCAGACCATGTGCCTCGAGGATGAAGTGATCTACGTCACAGCCGTAGACAAAGACGAGTTCCCCAATTCAACGCCATTTGAGTTCACAGTGATTCAGGGGGGCAGCAAGGGGAAATGGACAGTTGAGCATGTCAATG ACACCACGGCCATTCTGAGGGACCAAGCCAAATTGTGGCCAGGCACGTACAAAGTGGCAGTGGAGGTCAGAGACCAGCAGGGAAAGTCATGTGCTGATGTCCAGATAGTTGACGTAACTGTGTGTACTTGCGATCACGTCACTAAAACCTGTGGCCCCCGCACCGCAAAGACCGCACAGTTTGGGGCTTCAGGTGTCCTGCTTATGCTCCTGGGACTGCTGCTTCTGCTGT TGCTGCccctcctgctgctcttctgtcTGTGCGGAGGTGCAGCAGCTATCGGAGATTTCAAGGCCATACCATTTGATACGAAACAACAGCTCATCTCATATCACACTGAGGGGCAGGGAGAAGACAAG GAAGTTCCTCTTCTGCACGCTCCAGTGGACATTGGTGGTGGCACACTGAATGCCAAGAACGTCAACACCTATGGGGAAAAGGGGTACCTAGGAGGACTGACTGAATTAGGAGGCGCAGCAGGTGGGGGAGCAGCTGTGGGAGGTGCTATAAACACTTCCACCTTGACAGCTGAGAACATGCACCTGTACAACCAATATAACCAGTCCAGTGGGCAGGTGGGGATGGACTATGTGGATGGTGGGATGATGGCAGGACAAGAACATCATTTCTCCCGATACGGGGCTGGGGTCTTTGATGGGATGGCTCTATCTGACCACTTCCTGGGGGATTATTACGCAAGT AAATCCAACCATGCTGCACTCCAATCCCAGCAGAAGGACGGTCTGCTGGTTTATGACTATGAGGGTCAGGAGTCCCTGGCAGGGTCTGTAGGGTGCTGCAGCCTTCTTGAGAATGACAACGACCTTGCTTTCCTCAATGACCTCGGGCCTAAATTCAAAACCCTTGCTGAGATTTGTCAGGGGTCAACCTTGGTAACAGAGTCTGTAGATGCAGGGGTTTCTATTTCTCCACCCAGACCAGTGTCTCCTGTCTggccctccacctccacccacacacatgtCAGTACTCACAGCGAAACGATAAGGGACAGGGACCACCTCAACATCAACACCCTGAACACCTCCAATGTCGCGTCTCAGTCCTCTGCCATCATTCAGGAGGAGCGAATCACCGAGAGAGCCCAGGGTTCAGCAACCCTTCCCAGTGTACATGTCCAAGACAAGATTATGATTCCCAGTCAGACACTGCTCATACAGCAGCCCGCCATGTACTACGCTGCTACACCCATGTATGTCGTCGAGCCCAAGCCCCAAATGGTGCTTGTTGCAGGGGGCACCCAGCAGGCAGTTGGTCAAGTAGGCCAAGTTGGCCAAGTTGGCCAAGTTGGGTTAAGTCAGGGACTGGTGCAGGTTGGTGGCCTGCAAGGCTCTCAGGGTGTAGTCCTCGTAGATAGGCAGGTGGGAATGGGTGGTGTGACAGGGCAGGTAGCACAAGGCCTTTCGCAAGGAACCCTCTCCAGGTCTGCACAAGTCTTGGTGGTGGAGAATGGGTCCTCAGGTGGAGCGCAAGGTGTTCGTCTAGCCCAGGGCCTTAGCCAGGGTCAGGCAGGGCATGGCTCTGCAGAGCAGGGCTCTAAGATTCAGACTCAGAGTTTTTCAATGGCTTCATGCGGTTCTGCAGGTTCAAATGAGGACTTTGCTCTGACAGCCACACCCAAAGTGCAAGGCAGCCAGAGAGTGGTTGTGCAACGTAAGAAAGTCTCAGTCACAGAGAGAAATATTGAATCCAGCACAAGAGCATAG